One window of Enterobacter sp. RHBSTW-00175 genomic DNA carries:
- a CDS encoding GlxA family transcriptional regulator yields the protein MKKILIIVPDGGMLFEAAGIADILMQANRLHPEGPQHPCYRIIIATTQPHQVIHGQSGLNLLADYRLPELDPREPLDTIIITGRGMNELESTAVVDWLHLAAPHARRVASICGGAMLLAQTGLLDGRRATTHWRLLETMQTTYPKINVEGGPLYIQDGPIWTSGGVSSGFDLTLALVEDDYGFSLARDVAQDMVMYLRRPGGQLQFSRYNLHQPSASGPINDLQRWILQNLTADLCVENLAEKVAMSPRNFTRVFTRETGASPARYVTEARLAAARQLLEQTAETLDRIAEKSGFGSSINLRRVFEKQLHLTPGEYRQRFHCRKMA from the coding sequence ATGAAGAAGATCCTGATTATCGTCCCGGATGGCGGCATGTTATTTGAAGCCGCCGGTATCGCCGACATTCTGATGCAGGCCAACCGGCTACACCCGGAAGGCCCGCAACATCCCTGCTATCGCATTATTATCGCCACCACTCAGCCTCACCAGGTGATCCACGGCCAGTCCGGGTTAAACCTGCTGGCGGACTACCGCCTGCCAGAGCTTGATCCCCGCGAGCCGCTCGACACCATCATCATTACCGGACGCGGGATGAACGAACTGGAGAGCACTGCGGTGGTCGACTGGCTGCACCTGGCAGCGCCGCACGCGCGCCGTGTGGCATCAATTTGCGGCGGCGCCATGCTGCTGGCGCAGACCGGTTTGCTTGATGGCCGACGGGCAACGACCCACTGGCGACTGCTGGAAACCATGCAGACCACCTACCCTAAAATCAATGTTGAAGGTGGGCCGCTGTACATTCAGGATGGTCCGATATGGACATCCGGCGGCGTTAGTTCCGGCTTTGACCTGACGCTGGCGCTGGTTGAAGATGATTATGGATTTAGCCTTGCCCGTGACGTTGCGCAGGACATGGTGATGTACCTGCGCCGCCCCGGCGGGCAGCTTCAGTTCAGCCGCTATAACCTGCATCAGCCTAGCGCTTCCGGGCCGATAAATGACCTGCAACGCTGGATCCTGCAAAACCTCACTGCCGACCTGTGCGTTGAAAACCTGGCAGAAAAAGTCGCCATGAGCCCGCGTAACTTTACCCGCGTATTCACCCGTGAAACCGGAGCCTCCCCGGCGCGGTATGTCACCGAGGCACGGCTGGCGGCGGCACGACAACTCCTGGAACAGACAGCGGAAACCCTGGATCGCATTGCCGAAAAAAGTGGTTTTGGCAGCAGCATTAATCTGCGTCGGGTGTTTGAAAAACAGCTTCACCTCACCCCGGGGGAATATCGCCAGCGTTTTCACTGTCGCAAGATGGCGTAA